The following proteins are encoded in a genomic region of Trichoplusia ni isolate ovarian cell line Hi5 chromosome 18, tn1, whole genome shotgun sequence:
- the LOC113503085 gene encoding mevalonate kinase: MLNGIDNLYTVSVSAPGKVILHGEHSVVYGKTAVAVSLGLRSSIVIKEVNCHVEPTIRIHLPCVGLEETLPLEPTVRILFHPKLEPGITGKFSWRLPDKIDHESHLRRVDEFLHQIRPNFDALQNNQKNSLRSFLYVFSGIFGSTTLPVKSMEISLGSELTIGAGTGSSASFAVCLAGALIQLLKLKMSTGFDAFYDQTSEDFNMNEREIISEWAYNCERIMHGIPSGIDNATCTFGSLVSFKKGSKPRHLDIKMDLRVLLVDSRVSRETRAQVLKVAVLRQRNTAAVDHILDACDHVAHTATQVLEKLSSGKCEINMEAEYQHLAELWDMNHCLLAALGVSHPALEAIRGAARAKGLACKLTGAGGGGYAMVLIPPSTPRSTVDSLTGQLLENGFRVKETRLGGPGVSIEM, encoded by the exons ATGTTGAACGGAATAGATAATTTGTACACAGTAAGTGTGTCGGCCCCGGGTAAAGTGATCCTGCATGGGGAGCACTCGGTGGTGTACGGGAAGACCGCGGTGGCCGTCAGCCTGGGACTCAGGAGCTCCATCGTTATTAAG GAAGTAAACTGCCATGTGGAGCCGACGATACGCATCCACCTGCCCTGCGTCGGGCTAGAAGAAACACTACCACTAGAGCCAACAGTCAGAATTCTATTCCATCCTAAGTTAGAACCAGGTATCACAGGGAAATTCTCTTGGAGATTGCCCGACAAAATAGACCATGAAAGTCACTTGCGAAGGGTGGATGAATTCTTGCACCAAATCAGGCCAAACTTCGACGCATTACAAAACAATCAGAAGAACTCCTTACGCAGCTTCCTATACGTTTTTTCTGGAATATTCGGCAGTACCACTCTCCCGGTCAAGTCGATGGAGATCTCGTTAGGGTCAGAGCTCACTATCGGAGCTGGTACCGGCAGCTCAGCTTCGTTTGCCGTCTGTCTAGCAGGAGCGTTGATCCAACTCCTCAAACTGAAGATGTCGACGGGATTCGACGCGTTTTATGACCAAACGAGTGAAGACTTTAATATGAATGAGAGAGAAATCATATCTGAGTGGGCGTACAACTGTGAGAGGATAATGCACGGGATCCCTTCAG GTATAGACAACGCAACGTGCACATTCGGTTCGCTGGTTTCGTTTAAGAAAGGCAGCAAGCCACGTCACTTGGACATCAAGATGGACCTGCGGGTGTTGCTGGTGGACTCCAGGGTGTCCCGGGAGACCAGGGCCCAGGTCCTGAAGGTCGCAGTGCTGCGGCAGAGGAACACCGCCGCCGTCGACCATATACTAGATGCCTGTGATCATGTAGCTCATACAGCCACGCAG GTTTTGGAAAAACTCTCCAGTGGCAAGTGTGAAATAAATATGGAGGCAGAATATCAGCATTTAGCA GAGCTGTGGGACATGAACCACTGCTTGCTGGCCGCGCTGGGCGTGTCGCACCCGGCGCTCGAGGCGATACGCGGCGCCGCGCGGGCGAAGGGACTCGCCTGCAAACTTACTGGAGCCGGCGGTGGCGG ATATGCGATGGTGTTGATCCCGCCATCGACGCCGCGGTCCACAGTAGACTCCCTCACGGGCCAGCTTTTAGAAAATGGGTTCCGAGTGAAGGAAACGCGTCTCGGCGGGCCCGGCGTGTCCATCGAGATGTGA